In Candidatus Electrothrix scaldis, the genomic window CATCGTCCGGAAGGGGCCTCCTGAGGCGGTCAGGATAATCTTACTCACATCATCACGACGCCCGGCCTCCAGGGCCTGAAAGATCGCAGAATGCTCCGAGTCAATAGGGAGGAGTGCAACATTATGTTCCTGCGCCGCCCGCATAACCAAGCGTCCTGCCATAACCAGAGTTTCCTTATTGGCCAGTCCGATATCCTTACCCTCAGCGATAGCTGCTAAGGTCGGCAGGAGTCCCACAGCTCCTACCACAGCAGAAATCACCATCTCCGCTGCCGGAACCGTTGCTACTTTTTTATTGCCTTCATCTCCCCAAAAAATCTTTTCCTGATATTCCTCCGGCAGCATGGCGCGAAGCCGGGTAGCCAAGCCCTGATCAGCCACAGAGATACACTCTGGCTGGAACTCCTGCACCTGGGCAGCAAGCTCTTCAAGACTCCTGCCCGCAGAAAGTCCGACAATCCGAAAACGATCTGGGAAAGAGCGAACCACATTGAGCACATTTTTACCGATAGAGCCGGTGGAACCAAGCAGGGCAAGCGATTTCATGAAAGCACTCCAGAAAGAAGCAGGAGGTAGAGGAGAGGGGCAGTGAGCAGCAAACTGTCAATTCGATCCAGCAGTCCGCCATGCGCTCGAAGCAGGGTGCCGGAATCCTTGATCCCTGTGCCGCGCTTGATGATGGATTCAGCCAAGTCACCGCCGATACTGACAAGGGAAAGCAGGACAGCCGCAAAGGCCAGCTGCAAACTCCCCACCTCAGGCAGCAGCAAGGCGCCCAAAAGAGTTGCTGCCACCATAGCCGTCAGAACACCACCAATGGCTCCGTTAATTGTCTTGGCCGGGCTGATACTGGGACAGAGCTTCTTTTTTCCAAAGGCGCGACCACTGTAATAGGCCCCGGTATCAGAACCGGCAGTCACCGCTGTCAGGAGCAGCAGCCAGGAATTTCCAGAGGGAAGAAAACGAAGCAGGACCAGAAAGGAGGCACTGTAGGCTATGTAGAAAACCGAAAAACCGGAATGAACAAGAAAAGCCAGGGGATCAGCAAAACGGGTATAGAAAAAGATGGTCAGGGCAACCAAACCAAGCAGGGCAAGATATCCTCCGACCAGGACCTCTGCCGGTCGGCCATCAGCCGCAGCCAGGACCGGAATCAGGCAAGTCAGCACAGAAAGAAGGTGCAGGACTGTACCAGGGGTTTTATTTATCATCCGAAAATACTCATGCAGGGCAATGGTCGCACCAAGAGTGAGAGCACACCAAAACATGAAAGGAGGGGTCAAAAACAGAAGAAAGACCCACAGCATAACCATGAGTATTCCGGGGACCAGGCGTTGATTCATAACATCCTGTGCGTTGTGTTTTAGAAAAGGAAATAATCAGAAAGAGGCTCAGGCGACCTCTGTCTGCGCTCCAGTCTTCCCAAAGCGTCTCTGACGTCCTGCGTACTGCTCCAAGGCCTCTAGAAACTGGTCTCTACGAAATTCCGGCCATTTCACATCAGTGAAATACAGCTCTGCATAGGAAAGCTGCCAGAGGAGGAAATTGGATAGCCGTTGCTCTCCGCTGGTTCTGATCAGCAGGTCTGGGTCTGGCTGCCCTGTGGAATAGAGATGATTACTGAAGAGCTGATCATCAATATCTTCAGGTTGCAGCTCACCAGCCGCACATTTACGGCCTATCTCCTGCATAGCCCCAATCATCTCCGCCCGAGAACCGTAGCTGAGACAGAGATTCAGGCGCAGTTTGCTGCATTCCTTTGTTTCAGCAATGACTTTATCCAGCATATCCCGAACATCATCCGGGAGGCGATACTTCTGGCCAAAGCACTCCAGTCGTACGCCGTTTTTCTTCATATTGTCCAACTCGGACTTCAAGTAATTCTTCAGTAGCCCCATGAGTCCCTTCACTTCCAGGCCAGGGCGCTGCCAATTCTCTGTGGAAAAGGCATACAGGGTCAGATGCCTGATCCCGACCTCACGAGCGGTCTCAACAGCTACACGAACAGAATCCGCTCCCGCCTTATGACCAAACAGGCGGGGACGATGCCGTTTTTGGGCCCAGCGGCCATTACCATCCATGATAATGGCCACATGTTGGGGCAACGGCTCAGGATAACGAGTTTCATCCATAGTTTTCAAAGAGCTTATACCTCCATAACCTCTTTTTCTTTCCCTGCTATGATCTCATCAATTCGGACAATGAACTCATCAGTGACCTTTTGTACATCATCCTGATAACGGAACATATCGTCTTCGGAAATTTCCTTATCATTTTTCTGCTTTTTAAAGAAATCATTGGCATCACGCCGCTCGTTGCGTATGCCGACCTTGTACTCCTCAGCAATCTTCTTGACCTGTTTAACCAGCTCCTTACGTCGCTCTTCAGTGAGCTGGGGAATATTCAGGCGAATGACTTTACCGTCATTGGCTGGCGTCAGGCCGACATCTGAGGTCATGATGGCTTTTTCCAGTACGGCCAGCATCTGCGGGTCCCAGGGCTGAATGACAATCATCCGGCTTTCAGGAACGGTGATTGTACCGACCTGATCGATAGGCATGGTGGAGCCGTAGGCATTCACTTTAATACCATCCAGTAAATTGCGAGAGGCACGCCCGGTTCGGATCTTGGTCAGCTCCCGTTTCAGAGAGTCGATTCTCTCCTCCATATTCTCTCTTGCCTGCTCTACTACCGCATTTGACATAACATTCTCCCGTGATATATCTTGTCCAATCTTTTATAGGCTACAAACAATCCTGTGGTATAACACCGTTGAGTGAAACTGGGAAGTATAACCAATTTTCATTATTTGCAAAGTTCATTTTTCCCGTTACTGTAAAAGAAGGGATAATATGCAACGGTATTCGGTGAGTATACAACAGAAGAGCAAAAATGAAATGGAAAAGGGGGGAAGTGAAAAATAGAAATGAAGGCAAGCAAAAATAACTCTTGTCCTGACCAAAAAATCAGAACACCCGCCCTCTCATCTCAAAATACTTGATGGTTGAGGGCGGGATTCTACCTATACTATGAAAAACAAAAAAACAGGTGAGTTACTGATTCAGCAGCTCACGCAGGCGCTTAGAGGGTCGGAATGAAACCATCTTCCGTTTGGTGATCGTCATGGACTCACCGGTGCGAGGATTGCGTCCACGACGCGGAGATTTATCCCGCACGGTCAGGGTACCAAACTGAACCAGCTTCAGCGATTCTCCGCTGACCAGGGTCTCTTTCATAGAGGCAAAGATCGTATCAACCAGCTCAGCAGAATTACGCTGTGACAGGTCAAGCTCCTTGTTAATTGCAATAGCCAGCTCTTTTCGGGTGACATTGCCCTTTGTTCCGTTGGATTCGCTCATTTCCTTCTCCATTTACCCTTTCCCTTCCCGATATCGACCGCCGAAGCGAGACATCAGCGCATTTACTATTTTTTCGTGAAAGCCATCAACTGTCGCATCATCCAAGGTCCTTTCGTCGGATCGATAGGTAACAGTTAAGGCAACGCTTTTCATCCCCTCTTCAATAGGTTTTCCGCTATAGACATCAAAGATATCTGCATAAACCACATGCTGCTTTTCATGGGAACGTATTTCATGCAGCAAATCTCCAGCGGCCACGTTTTCCGGTACCAGCAAGGCAATATCACGCTTTACTGAGGGGTAACGCGGCAGAGGAGTAAAAGTTTTTTCAAAAACCGAAAGATCCATGAGGGCAGCCAGCTCAAGCTCGGCAAAAAAGACATCCTGTTTAATAGAAAATGCCTTTGCCGCAGCTTTGCTCAGCTTACCGACCAGTCCCAGTTGCTCCTCACCATCCATAATCCGCAGAGAGCAGCCAGCATCAGCATAGGGAGCACCCTCCCCTTCCAGCGGCAAAAAGCTGATATTCCCTGATTTCCCCTGGAGACGCAGAACCTGCAATAGGCGCTGCACAGCTCCTTTTATATCATAGATATCCGCATGCTCATCAGAAAAATACAAAGGAGACGCTGCCGGATAACGGGCCCCGCTGACAACAGCGGAGAGTTGGTAGCGCTCGCTCGGTTGCTCTTTGCTGTCCAGGTAGGTAAAGACCTTGCCGATCTCAAAAAGACGAATATCTGTTTGTTGAAAATTAATATTACGACGAATATTCTCCAGGATACCAGGCAGCAACATGGTTCGCATCACGGCCTGATCTTCACTCAGAGGATTGAGGAGAGGCACACAGTTCCGGCGGGGATCATCAGCATGGAGTCCCAGCATATCAGCATGCTTTTCTGCAACAAAGGAGTAATTGATCGCCTCATAAAAACCAGATCCGATAAGAACCGAAGCAGCCTCCTGCCGGAGTGCGCGCAGACCGTCCCGTTGAGGATAGTCCATAGAAATATCCGGGAGAGTCGTCGGAATTTCATTATAACCTACCAGACGGGCCAGTTCCTCGACCAAGTCGACCTCTCGCTCTATGTCCACCCGGAAAGGCGGTACAGTAACAGCAAGAACAGTACTGTCTTTTTCTGCCACCGCAAAATCGATACCGCACAGGTAGTCGGCAATCTCCTGCCCAGTCAACGTGATGCCGAGCAGGGAATTCACGCGCTCAATCCGCAAGTCCAATTGCAGGAGCTCCTTTTTTCCTGGATAGAGATCCACGCCATCCTCGACCTGGGCACCACCAAGCTCACAGATAAGCTGCACAGCTCGCTCCATTGCCTCGGTCACACCATCAGGATTGATCCCTCGCTCAAAGCGGTAGGAGGCCTCTGTGGAAAGATTAAGCTTACGCGCTGTACGACGCACGGAAATAGGATCAAAGCAGGCAGATTCCAGGAGGATCTCTGTGGTCTCCCCTGTCACCTCGGAGTGCAAACCACCCATAACACCGGCTACGGCAACAGGCTTGTCAGCATCGCAAATCATGAGCATATTCGGCTCAAGCTTGCGCTCTGTATCATCCAGGGTGATAAAGGTGCTTTCGTCCGCTCGTGGACAACGTACCTCGATGGTCTTTCCTGCAAGTTGCTGAAAATCAAAGGCATGGAGCGGTTGTCCGTATTCCAGCATCACGAAGTTGGTAATATCAACGATATTATTGATCGGACGCATACCCACAGCCAGAAGCTGACGTTGCAACCACCAGGGTGAGGGTTGAATTGTTACATTGGTCAATTTGCGGGCTGCATAACGGGGGCAGAGCTCCGGCTCAGCGATCTTGACGGTGAACTCAGCGCTTGTCTCGCCAAGTTCCGGCAATGATGTGACCGGACGGCTGACCTTTTGCTCAGTGAAACCGGCAACCTCACGGGCTATACCAAGCACTGCGGTGCAGTCCGGACGATTAGGGGTGAGATCAATCTCAATCATGGTATCAGAAAGTCCCAGCACCTCGGCCAGAGACTGTCCTGAAGCCAGTGAAGAATCCAGCTCAATAATACCTGCGTGTTCCTCACCTATGCCCAATTCCCGCCAGGAACAGAGCATCCCCATTGAGACCTCACCCCGTACCTTGGCCTTTTTGATTTTCATTCCGCCGGGTAACTTGACACCAGGGCGGGCAATAGCAGTTATCAGGCCGGGCCGCACATTGGAGGCGCCACAAACGATGGGCACTGTTTCCTCACCGATCTCCACCTCGCAGAGGCTGAGACGGTCAGCATTGGGGTGTTTGGTGACGGAAAGGACTTTTGCCGTCTGAATGGCATCAAGACCGACATAGAGTTCCTCAACCGCATCAACTTCCAGGCCGAGCATAGTGAGGCGATCCGCCAGGCGATCAGCGGCCAGACCATCAAGAGAAATATAATTACCAAGCCAGCTGAGGGTGAATTTCATGAGCTATTTATAATCCTATTGTGCGGAATTATTTTTGTGCTTTTTATATACTGCTTTTCCGACTCGCTGAATATGCGCGAGTAAATCGTTATTGCTTATATGATCGTAGATGGAAAGATCAAAAATATACGGCAAGAGCAGTTCGTCCAGTTCTGTATCAATGGTATTCAACAACTGCAAATGTAATTTTTCACCCTTGAATGCTATATCAATATCCGAGCCGGGTTTATAATTGCCTTTTGCACGGGAGCCGTACAGAATTGCCTCTTCGATTTCTGAAAATTTTCCGAAGACTGCTTTTATTTTCTTGAGGACTTCCTCTGAAAGACCATATTTCATGGTTTCATCGTGCTACCGAAATGGGACAGGACCTACCTCTGTAAATATATCAAGATCTTTAATTATTTATTAAAAAACCCTTCAAGTTTTTCATGCAATTTTTTAAAGGCATCAAAGTAAACGGAAATAACTGTTCTACTTATTTCATTTGCCGTTTCTTCGTTATACGTGTGCGTTGTTCTGTTTCTGCTTTTAATCATATCCATCCAGATCGCACCGTCCTCTATAATCCCCAACTGAAATGCCTTCCGGAAAGCATCCCGTGAACCGAATATATCGGAATGGCCTTGGAACTCAAGAAAATCCTTTATTGTATTCCACGCAAGTTCGTAGGTATATTCAAAGGATTTGATGAGCCCCTGCTCTTCAAGTTCGGACAGCTCACCTTTATCTATAAATTTCTGTAACTGCCGCAGAGCTTTCTGGTAATTCGAAAAACGCTGTTTCCATCGTATATCTTCGTTCATATCTAACACCTAACCAAAAACGAAATGATATTCAACACAACGCAGACATGGCAGAAAAATATACTTTATTAACTGACTCTATAGCACGTTAACACGGTAGGAACAATCAGAATTGCTGGAGAAAACGCAGGTCGTTTTCGTAATAGAGGCGAATATCATCAATACCGTACTTGAGCATAGCAATACGCTCTACACCAAGACCGAAGGCAAAGCCGGAAAATTCGTCAGGATCATAACCGACCATCTTCATAACCTCCGGATCAATGAGGCCCGCTCCAAGTATTTCCAACCATCCAGTCCGCTTACAAACCCGGCAGCCAGCGCCTTTGCAGATAACACAGGCGATATCCACCTCAGCACTGGGCTCAGTAAAGGGGAAAAAACTCGGACGGAAGCGCAGGGGCAGATCCCCTTTGAAAATACGACGGGTAAACGTTGTCAGTACCCCTTTCAGATCCGCAAAGGAGACAGAACGGTCTACGAGAAAACCCTCCACCTGATGAAACATAGGTGTATGGGTGATATCGGAATCACAACGGTACACCTTGCCCGGCGCGATATAGCGCAGAGGGGGTTCCTGCTTTTCCATGATCCTGGCCTGCATGGGCGAGGTATGGGTCCGTAAAAGAAGTGAATCTGACACATAAAAGGTGTCATGCATATCCCTGGCAGGATGATGCTTGGGAATATTCAGGGCCTCGAAATTGTAATAATCCGTTTCAACATCCGGCCCTTCAGCAACTGCAAAGCCCATCCCCTCAAAAACAGAGCAGATCTCCTCCATCACCTGGGTGACAGGGTGGAGTTTGCCAAAAGGAAAAAAACGACCAGGTAAACTGAGGTCAGCACTCTGCGTTGCATGTACCTGCACTCCGGCAGCAATTTCTTCCTTTTTCTCAAGAAAGAGGGCTTCCACCTCTTTCTTCACAGTATTGGCAAGCTGGCCTAGACGGGGGCGGTCTTCCTTGGGAGCCTGACTCATTTCCTTCATCACCGATGAAAGAAGCCCTTTTCTCCCAAGAAATTTCACCCGAAACTCTTCGAGGCTCTGCTGCCCATTAATGGCAGACAAAGCCTCAACAGCTTCGCTTTTCAGGCTTTGCAGTCTGTTTTCCATTGTGTGCTTATCTCTCCGACGGATCAGGCAGCAGCCTCAAGGCCAGCAGCTTTAACCACCTGGGTGAATGCGCTCGGATCTACAATAGCAAGATTGGACAGGACCTTACGGTCAAGCTCAATGCCGGACTGATTCAAAGCATGAATCAGCTTGCTGTAGCTGGTATCATTCATCTGTGCAGCTGCACTGATACGGGTGATCCACAGACGACGGAAATTACGCTTATTGGTTCTTCTATCCCGATAAGCATAGCACAATGCACGATCAACAGCTTCAGCTGCTGAGCGATACAGACGACTCCGGCCACCACGGTATCCCTTGGCCAGTTTTAAAACTTTATTTCTTCTGCGGCGGGCCTTGAACCCGCGTGTGACGCGTGGCATCCTTGCACTCCATGTATTACAAAAATTACTGAAAAATCAATTTCAAACTCATCCAACACCGTTACTCAGCAAAAGAGCTCCGGTTGTCCTTTCCTTGTTTACCTCGACTTAGAGGTAAGGCAGCATACGCTTAACGGCCTTGGTATCAGCTGCGTCAATCAGACCGCTCTGGCGGAGATTGCGTTTCCGTTTGGTTGATTTGCTCGTCAAAATGTGTGAGGTAAAGGCCTTACTTCTCCGAATCTTACCGGAACCGGTTGCCTTAAAACGTTTGGCCGCCCCCCGGTTGGTTTTCATCTTTGGCATGATACGTTCCTTGTTGTTCAAGAGCCTGCAAACATCTCAAAGGCTCGTTAATTTAATGCTGTTTTCAATCCTTCTGCGATTAATCAGTTTTTCGGGCCGACAATCATAACAAGCTGCCGTCCTTCCAATTTCGGTTCCTGCACAATAATACACTCTTCGCGCAGGCTGTCGGCAATTTTTCGAATAGCTTCAAGGCCAACAGATTGGGCGTAAATAATCTCTCTCCCCCGAAACTGCATCGTCACTTTGACCTTATTTTTCTTCTCAAGAAATTTCAGTATATTCTTGATCTTGAAATTCAAGTCGTGCTCTTCAGTCTTGGGACGGAACTTAACTTCTTTAGTCTCGATAACCGTCTGTTTTTTCTTCGCTTCTTGCTGTTTCTTTTTCAGCTCATACCGGTATTTATCATAATTCATTATACGACAAACCGGAGGTTTGGCCTTATCTGAGACTTCAACCAGATCATATCCCTGTTCCTCAGCCATCTGGCGTGCCTTTGCTGTAGGAACAATGCCAATCTGCTCACCATCTACTCCGACTAATCGTACTTCGGGATAGCGAATTGACTCGTTAATCCTGGACTTAATCTCTTGCTGCTTCTGCGGAAGTTTTCTGCCTCTTCGTTTAATGTTCGGATCCTCCTGATTAATCCAATACCAATACAGCCTGTCAGACTGTCCCCTGTTCGCACTCCTTCCTCACCAGCTCCGCAAACTCCTGCGCAGTCATGGGAGGCAAGTTATCTCCGTTGCGTTTACGTACTGTGACGGTACCGTCTTCCATTTCCCGATCACCGATAATTAACATATACGGCGTCTTCATCATCTGGGCTTCCCGGATCTTATAGTTGAGTTTCTCGTTACGCAGATCCTGCTCAACCCGAATACCTGCCTTGCGGAGCTCAGCATGCACCTGGGTACAATACTCAGCCTGGGCATCGGTTATATTCATGACCCTTGCCTGCTCTGGAGTCATCCAAAGGGGGAAGGCACCGGCATAATGTTCAATAAGCACACCGATAAAACGCTCTAGAGAGCCCATCAGGGCCCGATGGATCATAATCGGCTGATGTTCACTTCCGTCCTGACCGGTATAGGTCATGCCGAAACGTTCAGGCAGATTAAAATCAACCTGAATAGTGGAACATTGCCAAGAACGGCCCAA contains:
- a CDS encoding phosphatidate cytidylyltransferase codes for the protein MNQRLVPGILMVMLWVFLLFLTPPFMFWCALTLGATIALHEYFRMINKTPGTVLHLLSVLTCLIPVLAAADGRPAEVLVGGYLALLGLVALTIFFYTRFADPLAFLVHSGFSVFYIAYSASFLVLLRFLPSGNSWLLLLTAVTAGSDTGAYYSGRAFGKKKLCPSISPAKTINGAIGGVLTAMVAATLLGALLLPEVGSLQLAFAAVLLSLVSIGGDLAESIIKRGTGIKDSGTLLRAHGGLLDRIDSLLLTAPLLYLLLLSGVLS
- a CDS encoding isoprenyl transferase; amino-acid sequence: MDETRYPEPLPQHVAIIMDGNGRWAQKRHRPRLFGHKAGADSVRVAVETAREVGIRHLTLYAFSTENWQRPGLEVKGLMGLLKNYLKSELDNMKKNGVRLECFGQKYRLPDDVRDMLDKVIAETKECSKLRLNLCLSYGSRAEMIGAMQEIGRKCAAGELQPEDIDDQLFSNHLYSTGQPDPDLLIRTSGEQRLSNFLLWQLSYAELYFTDVKWPEFRRDQFLEALEQYAGRQRRFGKTGAQTEVA
- the frr gene encoding ribosome recycling factor, translating into MSNAVVEQARENMEERIDSLKRELTKIRTGRASRNLLDGIKVNAYGSTMPIDQVGTITVPESRMIVIQPWDPQMLAVLEKAIMTSDVGLTPANDGKVIRLNIPQLTEERRKELVKQVKKIAEEYKVGIRNERRDANDFFKKQKNDKEISEDDMFRYQDDVQKVTDEFIVRIDEIIAGKEKEVMEV
- a CDS encoding integration host factor subunit alpha, whose amino-acid sequence is MSESNGTKGNVTRKELAIAINKELDLSQRNSAELVDTIFASMKETLVSGESLKLVQFGTLTVRDKSPRRGRNPRTGESMTITKRKMVSFRPSKRLRELLNQ
- the pheT gene encoding phenylalanine--tRNA ligase subunit beta, whose product is MKFTLSWLGNYISLDGLAADRLADRLTMLGLEVDAVEELYVGLDAIQTAKVLSVTKHPNADRLSLCEVEIGEETVPIVCGASNVRPGLITAIARPGVKLPGGMKIKKAKVRGEVSMGMLCSWRELGIGEEHAGIIELDSSLASGQSLAEVLGLSDTMIEIDLTPNRPDCTAVLGIAREVAGFTEQKVSRPVTSLPELGETSAEFTVKIAEPELCPRYAARKLTNVTIQPSPWWLQRQLLAVGMRPINNIVDITNFVMLEYGQPLHAFDFQQLAGKTIEVRCPRADESTFITLDDTERKLEPNMLMICDADKPVAVAGVMGGLHSEVTGETTEILLESACFDPISVRRTARKLNLSTEASYRFERGINPDGVTEAMERAVQLICELGGAQVEDGVDLYPGKKELLQLDLRIERVNSLLGITLTGQEIADYLCGIDFAVAEKDSTVLAVTVPPFRVDIEREVDLVEELARLVGYNEIPTTLPDISMDYPQRDGLRALRQEAASVLIGSGFYEAINYSFVAEKHADMLGLHADDPRRNCVPLLNPLSEDQAVMRTMLLPGILENIRRNINFQQTDIRLFEIGKVFTYLDSKEQPSERYQLSAVVSGARYPAASPLYFSDEHADIYDIKGAVQRLLQVLRLQGKSGNISFLPLEGEGAPYADAGCSLRIMDGEEQLGLVGKLSKAAAKAFSIKQDVFFAELELAALMDLSVFEKTFTPLPRYPSVKRDIALLVPENVAAGDLLHEIRSHEKQHVVYADIFDVYSGKPIEEGMKSVALTVTYRSDERTLDDATVDGFHEKIVNALMSRFGGRYREGKG
- a CDS encoding nucleotidyltransferase domain-containing protein codes for the protein MKYGLSEEVLKKIKAVFGKFSEIEEAILYGSRAKGNYKPGSDIDIAFKGEKLHLQLLNTIDTELDELLLPYIFDLSIYDHISNNDLLAHIQRVGKAVYKKHKNNSAQ
- a CDS encoding nucleotidyltransferase substrate binding protein — translated: MNEDIRWKQRFSNYQKALRQLQKFIDKGELSELEEQGLIKSFEYTYELAWNTIKDFLEFQGHSDIFGSRDAFRKAFQLGIIEDGAIWMDMIKSRNRTTHTYNEETANEISRTVISVYFDAFKKLHEKLEGFFNK
- the pheS gene encoding phenylalanine--tRNA ligase subunit alpha gives rise to the protein MENRLQSLKSEAVEALSAINGQQSLEEFRVKFLGRKGLLSSVMKEMSQAPKEDRPRLGQLANTVKKEVEALFLEKKEEIAAGVQVHATQSADLSLPGRFFPFGKLHPVTQVMEEICSVFEGMGFAVAEGPDVETDYYNFEALNIPKHHPARDMHDTFYVSDSLLLRTHTSPMQARIMEKQEPPLRYIAPGKVYRCDSDITHTPMFHQVEGFLVDRSVSFADLKGVLTTFTRRIFKGDLPLRFRPSFFPFTEPSAEVDIACVICKGAGCRVCKRTGWLEILGAGLIDPEVMKMVGYDPDEFSGFAFGLGVERIAMLKYGIDDIRLYYENDLRFLQQF
- the rplT gene encoding 50S ribosomal protein L20 produces the protein MPRVTRGFKARRRRNKVLKLAKGYRGGRSRLYRSAAEAVDRALCYAYRDRRTNKRNFRRLWITRISAAAQMNDTSYSKLIHALNQSGIELDRKVLSNLAIVDPSAFTQVVKAAGLEAAA
- the rpmI gene encoding 50S ribosomal protein L35, whose amino-acid sequence is MPKMKTNRGAAKRFKATGSGKIRRSKAFTSHILTSKSTKRKRNLRQSGLIDAADTKAVKRMLPYL
- the infC gene encoding translation initiation factor IF-3, whose amino-acid sequence is MYWYWINQEDPNIKRRGRKLPQKQQEIKSRINESIRYPEVRLVGVDGEQIGIVPTAKARQMAEEQGYDLVEVSDKAKPPVCRIMNYDKYRYELKKKQQEAKKKQTVIETKEVKFRPKTEEHDLNFKIKNILKFLEKKNKVKVTMQFRGREIIYAQSVGLEAIRKIADSLREECIIVQEPKLEGRQLVMIVGPKN